In Marinobacter antarcticus, one genomic interval encodes:
- a CDS encoding zinc-binding metallopeptidase family protein has translation MLVFSDPVGSGSLWFDNLITADGTPVAFDPQARSFLPMRPFCVNREIIGCNWIAPREGAFCRSCAMTALAPDPTIPNAMPNWAETEAAKRWVLDNLGRWHWFRPEDPGTRPVFHMLAEGLTPVAMGHANGVVTISVAEADPVVRATRRQALQEPYRTMVGHMRHEISHMLWWRLSLRDDFLDAFREVFGDERVDYPAALQNHYHSGPPADWDQFYLTSYASAHPHEDWAETAAHLLHLTDITDSFVASGLSSPELPGPHWSAYAEPDTARLINVAASLAIRVNHVNRSMGLSDLYPFVLSQAAQRKLAFVHDWLRRGAQGR, from the coding sequence ATGTTGGTTTTCTCTGACCCGGTTGGTTCCGGCTCACTCTGGTTCGATAACCTTATCACCGCCGATGGTACGCCTGTAGCCTTCGATCCGCAGGCGCGATCCTTTCTGCCCATGCGGCCGTTCTGTGTAAACCGGGAGATCATCGGATGCAACTGGATAGCGCCGAGGGAAGGCGCTTTCTGCCGTTCCTGCGCGATGACGGCGCTGGCGCCGGATCCGACTATTCCCAACGCCATGCCCAATTGGGCTGAAACCGAAGCAGCAAAGCGCTGGGTGCTTGATAATCTCGGGCGCTGGCACTGGTTCCGGCCGGAAGACCCGGGTACCCGCCCTGTATTCCACATGCTTGCCGAGGGACTGACGCCGGTGGCCATGGGGCATGCCAATGGCGTGGTTACGATCAGTGTGGCGGAGGCTGATCCGGTTGTGCGAGCCACCCGGAGGCAGGCCCTTCAGGAGCCTTATCGTACGATGGTCGGCCATATGCGCCATGAGATTTCTCACATGCTCTGGTGGCGGCTCAGCCTGCGTGATGACTTTCTGGATGCATTCCGGGAAGTATTCGGCGATGAGCGCGTAGATTATCCGGCCGCGCTTCAAAACCACTACCACAGCGGACCACCGGCTGATTGGGACCAGTTTTACCTGACGTCCTACGCATCTGCCCATCCTCACGAAGACTGGGCAGAGACAGCGGCACACCTGCTTCACCTGACCGACATCACGGATAGCTTTGTCGCCTCGGGCTTGTCGTCACCAGAGTTGCCCGGCCCACACTGGAGTGCGTATGCGGAACCGGACACAGCCCGCCTGATTAACGTGGCAGCCTCTTTGGCGATACGGGTTAATCACGTCAATCGCTCCATGGGGCTATCGGATCTTTACCCGTTTGTGTTGTCGCAAGCTGCCCAGCGCAAACTGGCGTTTGTTCATGACTGGCTGCGCCGAGGGGCTCAGGGGCGTTAA
- a CDS encoding MFS transporter: protein MNVHPGQRPPIPKTVWALGFVSLTMDVSSELVHSLLPLLLVSTLGASMLTVGIIEGIAQATALIVKVFSGVVSDMIQRRKILLLIGYGLAALTKPLFPLAESASTVFLARFVDRIGKGIRGAPRDALIADVSPQEIRGASFGLRQTMDTMGAFIGPGLAIGLMLLLHNQIQLVLWFAVIPAFICIGFIVFGVHEVPASPSASPSGKRRPRFPLSRNELSQLSRAYWWVVIIGAVFSLARFSEAFLILKAQQTGFENAWVPLVMVVMAAFFSLSAYPAGWLSDRVERQLLLIVGLVLLIVADLVLSLSDTVGATLIGTALWGLHMGFSQGILAAMVADATPAHLKGTAFGVFSLVSGVAMLIASILAGALWSYWGPSITFLAGALFALVSLLLVFWSIHHQFRKKP from the coding sequence ATGAATGTTCACCCCGGTCAACGCCCTCCCATTCCAAAAACGGTCTGGGCGCTGGGGTTTGTCAGCCTCACCATGGATGTGTCGTCCGAGCTGGTCCATAGTTTGCTGCCGCTACTACTGGTTTCCACCTTGGGAGCCAGCATGTTGACGGTGGGCATCATCGAGGGCATTGCCCAGGCAACAGCGCTGATTGTGAAAGTATTTTCCGGTGTGGTCAGTGACATGATCCAGCGCCGTAAAATCCTGCTGTTAATCGGTTATGGCCTGGCAGCCCTGACCAAACCGCTTTTTCCACTGGCAGAATCTGCCAGTACAGTGTTTCTGGCTCGTTTCGTCGATCGTATCGGCAAGGGCATCCGGGGCGCACCCCGGGACGCTCTGATTGCGGATGTTTCCCCACAGGAAATCCGAGGTGCAAGCTTCGGCCTGCGCCAGACTATGGATACGATGGGGGCGTTTATCGGGCCGGGGCTGGCCATCGGGCTGATGCTGCTACTACACAACCAGATTCAGCTGGTGCTCTGGTTTGCGGTCATTCCGGCTTTTATCTGTATAGGCTTTATCGTATTCGGCGTCCACGAGGTGCCAGCTTCGCCGTCGGCAAGCCCGTCCGGAAAACGCCGACCCCGCTTCCCTCTGTCCCGCAACGAACTGAGCCAACTTTCACGCGCCTACTGGTGGGTAGTCATCATCGGTGCGGTATTTTCCCTGGCCCGGTTCAGCGAAGCATTCCTTATTCTCAAAGCCCAGCAAACGGGGTTTGAGAACGCCTGGGTACCATTGGTAATGGTGGTCATGGCCGCGTTTTTCTCGTTGTCTGCCTACCCGGCGGGCTGGCTGTCTGACCGGGTTGAGCGCCAGTTATTGCTGATCGTCGGGCTGGTCCTGCTGATCGTGGCGGACCTGGTGTTGTCTCTGTCCGACACAGTTGGCGCCACCCTCATCGGCACTGCCCTTTGGGGGCTGCATATGGGCTTTAGCCAGGGCATCCTCGCCGCCATGGTGGCCGACGCCACGCCAGCGCATCTGAAAGGCACCGCCTTTGGGGTATTCAGTCTCGTCTCCGGCGTTGCGATGCTGATAGCCAGCATCCTTGCAGGCGCACTCTGGTCTTACTGGGGGCCATCCATCACTTTCCTGGCCGGCGCGCTGTTTGCCCTCGTAAGCCTGTTACTCGTCTTTTGGAGCATCCACCATCAATTCCGCAAAAAACCATAG